The window AGGGTGACGCCCGGCCACGGGGTCGCCGTCGTCGACGAGACGAGGGCGGCCACAGCATCCGTTCCCCCGATGCCGGTCGCGTCGGTGACGGCCCCGGCGAACGACGAGACGGGCGCCGCGACGGCGATCTGGGCGGTGAGCACGCCGAGGATCGCTCCGATGGCGACGCTGAGCACGCCGAAGACGTAGCGGAGCACGAGGCCGGTGATCGAGATGGCGGCGCCGAGCGCGAGGGCGGCGAGGCTGAGCGGCGTGAGGATCGGAAGCGCATCGGCGCCGGCCACGAGGAGCGGCTCCGAGGCGCCGTCGGCCAGAGTGACCGAGAGCCACGTCTGGGTGGAGCCGATCACCCCGATCGCTCCGGCCACGAGCATGCTGAGCACGGTCAGCAGGCGCGCACGGCGGATCATGAAGCCCCTTCGGCTACGGGGGCGAGATCGTCGGCGTCGAAGCATGTGCGCGTGCCGGTGTGACACGCGGCCCCCACCTGGTCGACCTCGATGAGGATCGTGTCGCCGTCGCAGTCCAGCCGTGCCCCCCGCACGTGCTGGACGTGCCCGGACGTGTCGCCCTTGCGCCAGTACTCGCCGCGCGAGCGCGACCAGAACGTGACGCGTCCCTCGGTGAGGGTGCGGCGCAGGGCCTCCGCGTTCATCCAGGCCAGCATGAGCACCTCGCGGGTGTCCCACTGCTGGATGATCGCCGGGGCGAGTCCGTCGGCGTTGAAGACGACCCTGCCGAGGCGTTCGTCGATCGTGTCGGTCATGTGCGGATCTCGATCCCGTCCGCCGCGAGCGCGGCCTTGACGTCGCCGACGGTGAGCGCGCCGGAGTGGAAGACGGATGCGGCGAGCACCGCGTCGGCTCCGGCGCGGATCGCGGGGGCGAAGTCGTCGACCGATCCCGCCCCGCCCGACGCGATCACCGGAACGCTCGAGATCTCGCGCATGAGCGAAGTGAGCTCGAGGTCGAAGCCGGCCTTCGTGCCGTCGGCGTCGATGGAGTTGACCAGCAGCTCCCCCGCGCCGCGCTCGATGGCCTCCCTCGCCCATTCGAGGGCGTCGAGTGTGGTCTCGGTG is drawn from Microbacterium hatanonis and contains these coding sequences:
- a CDS encoding Trp biosynthesis-associated membrane protein codes for the protein MIRRARLLTVLSMLVAGAIGVIGSTQTWLSVTLADGASEPLLVAGADALPILTPLSLAALALGAAISITGLVLRYVFGVLSVAIGAILGVLTAQIAVAAPVSSFAGAVTDATGIGGTDAVAALVSSTTATPWPGVTLVAQIVLVLAGVFTLVTARRWRGSADRRYQTASAAAGGDGSRPHDAIDSWDDLSRGDDPTA
- the hisI gene encoding phosphoribosyl-AMP cyclohydrolase, giving the protein MTDTIDERLGRVVFNADGLAPAIIQQWDTREVLMLAWMNAEALRRTLTEGRVTFWSRSRGEYWRKGDTSGHVQHVRGARLDCDGDTILIEVDQVGAACHTGTRTCFDADDLAPVAEGAS